Proteins encoded in a region of the Trichosurus vulpecula isolate mTriVul1 chromosome 9, mTriVul1.pri, whole genome shotgun sequence genome:
- the LOC118831997 gene encoding chromobox protein homolog 3-like — MLDRRVVNGKVVYFLKWKGFTDADNTWEPEENVDCPELIEAFLNSQKSGKEKDGAKRKSSSNAESYNRTASQRSTSGLPPPTPLAPGLDPERIIGAVDGSGELMFLMKWKDSGEAHLVLAKGANMNVLR, encoded by the coding sequence ATGTTGGACCGGCGAGTGGTGAACGGGAAAGTGGTatatttcttaaaatggaaaggaTTTACAGATGCCGACAACACATGGGAACCCGAGGAAAATGTGGATTGTCCAGAGTTAATTGAAGCGTTTCTGAATTCTCAGAagtctggaaaagaaaaagatggagcCAAGAGAAAGTCCTCTTCCAACGCGGAGTCATACAACAGAACAGCAAGTCAAAGAAGCACAAGTGGGctgccgccccccacccccctagCCCCTGGCCTTGACCCAGAGCGAATCATTGGTGCTGTGGACGGCAGTGGAGAGCTGATGTTTCTCATGAAGTGGAAAGATTCCGGTGAGGCTCACTTGGTGCTGGCCAAAGGAGCAAACATGAATGTTCTCAGATAG